GGAAGCTCATGATCACCGCCTGGTGGGTGAACAGCCACACCCGCTTGCCCTCGTAGCCGTCGCGCAGGTCCGCGAGCAGCGAGCGCACCCGCAGGGTGACGTCGCACCAGCTCTCGCCCGAAGGTGGGGTGTAGTAGAACTTGCCGATGCGGTGGCGGCGCTCGGCCTCCGAGGCGTACTGCGCCTTGATGCCGGCCGAGGTGAGCCCGTCGAAGACCCCGAGGTCACGCTCGCGGAGGCGCTCGTCCAGCACGATCTCGTGGTCGCAGCCCCACGCCTCCACGGCCGTGCGCGCCGTCTCCGCCGCGCGGCGGTAGGGGGAGCTGACGATGAGGTCGGGGCAGGCGTCCTGCGCCCGGCGGCCGAGGTGGGTGCCGACGGCCCGCGCCTGCTCCAGGCCGGTGTCCGACAGCGGGGTGTCGGCGTCGCGGTAGTCGAGGTCGAGGCGCTCGGCCCCGCTGCGTCCGGCTTCGGTCGCGGCGATGTTGCCGACACTCTGCCCGTGGCGCACGAGCACGAGCTCGCTGGGCCACCGGTCGGTGACGATGAGCTTCCCTCGGGGCATTGCAGGGGCACCTTCCATCGAGAGTCTGGTGCCCTCTTCCTACCCTGTATGCCGCCCGCTCACCTGTCGACGGCGTCCTGGCCACCCTCGTCCTCGGCCACGGTATCCAGGACGGTCAGGCGGGCGACAGGGATCGGACGCCCGGCCCGACGGGCGTACCGGGCGACCTTCGGCAGCCTCCGCAGCACGACGTCGTGCCAGACGTGCTCGCGGTCCTCCCCGGTGAGCTCGCGCGCGGTGAACCGGAACCGCTGCCCCCCGATCTGCCCTTCGCCGGCCCCCGCGTGCCGCAGGTTGCGGAACCAGTCGGGGTCGGTGGGGGAGCCCGCGCCGGTGCCCCACACGAGGTAGTCGCCGTCGTGGGGGATGGTGCGGACGCAGGCGGAGCGCGGCAGGCCGGTGCGCCGACCCGGCACGGTCAGGAGCAGCACCGGCGCGTCATCGGTGCCACCGGCGAGCCGGCCACCGGACCGGCGGTACAGAGCCGTCCCGATGTGCGTCGACCACGCCTTGGTGCGCGTCACGGCTCCATGGTCCCGCAGGGTGACCGCGCGGCATACCCCTCGTCGGGCGGTGGATAGACTGGCCGCGCTCCCTCCCGATTGCCTCCCAGGAGACCCCGCATGGGCAACGTCGTGATTGACGTGATGCTGAAGCCAGAGATCCTCGACCCCCAGGGACAGGCCGTGAACGGGGCACTGCCCCGGCTCGGCTTCGACCAGTTCACCGACGTGAGGCAGGGCAAGCGCTTCGTCCTCACGGTGGACGGGGAGGTCACCGACGAGGTGCTCGAGGCCGCCCGCAAGGCCGCCGAGACGCTGCTGTCGAACCCCGTGATCGAGGACGTCGTCTCGGTCCGGGCGGAGCACGACGTCAACGCAGGCGTCCGGGCGCAGGACGAGAAGGACCCCGACCGGTGAAGGTCGGGGTCGTCACGTTTCCGGGGTCGCTCGACGACCGTGACGCCGCCCGGGCGGTGCACGCCGTCGGCGGCGAGCCGGTCAGCCTGTGGCACGGCGACGCCGACCTCAAGGGCGTCGACGCGGTCATCCTCCCCGGTGGGTTCTCCTACGGCGACTACCTGCGCTGCGGTGCCATCGCCCGGTTCGCGCCCGTGATGGACCAGCTGGTGCCCGCGGCCAGGGGTGGACTGCCGGTGCTGGGCATCTGCAACGGCTTCCAGGTGCTCACCGAGTCGCACCTGCTGCCGGGCGCGCTGATCCGCAACGACCACCGCAAGTTCAACTGCGTCGACACCCGCCTGCGGGTCGAGAACGTGCAGACCGCCTGGACCTCCGACTTCGCGCAGGGCCAGGAGATCACCATCGTCCTCAAGAACGGCGAGGGCGGCTTCGTCGCCGACGAGCGCACCCTCGACGAGCTCGAGGGCGAGGGCCGCGTCGTGTTCCGCTACGTCGTGCCCGAGGGTGGGCGCAACCCCAACGGCTCCTACCGTGACATCGCCGGCATCACCAACGAGCGCGGCAACGTGGTCGGCCTCATGCCGCACCCCGAGCACTGTGTCGAGACCGGCTACGGCCCCAGCCTTGACGGCCTCCCGTTCTTCACCTCGATCCTCAAGCAGGTGGTGTCAGCGTGACCGTCCCGACCAGCACCTCCCAGGCCCCGCACGTCGACACGGTCACGAACGCGGGAGCGACCCCCGACCACGAGCAGCCC
This Knoellia sp. p5-6-4 DNA region includes the following protein-coding sequences:
- the purS gene encoding phosphoribosylformylglycinamidine synthase subunit PurS, translating into MGNVVIDVMLKPEILDPQGQAVNGALPRLGFDQFTDVRQGKRFVLTVDGEVTDEVLEAARKAAETLLSNPVIEDVVSVRAEHDVNAGVRAQDEKDPDR
- a CDS encoding histidine phosphatase family protein, with the translated sequence MPRGKLIVTDRWPSELVLVRHGQSVGNIAATEAGRSGAERLDLDYRDADTPLSDTGLEQARAVGTHLGRRAQDACPDLIVSSPYRRAAETARTAVEAWGCDHEIVLDERLRERDLGVFDGLTSAGIKAQYASEAERRHRIGKFYYTPPSGESWCDVTLRVRSLLADLRDGYEGKRVWLFTHQAVIMSFRYVLEHLTEQELLEIDSTLDLPNCSVTSYRSEQGGLALVDFADTTAVEESQAPTTAEPSRSREANDAR
- a CDS encoding nitroreductase/quinone reductase family protein codes for the protein MTRTKAWSTHIGTALYRRSGGRLAGGTDDAPVLLLTVPGRRTGLPRSACVRTIPHDGDYLVWGTGAGSPTDPDWFRNLRHAGAGEGQIGGQRFRFTARELTGEDREHVWHDVVLRRLPKVARYARRAGRPIPVARLTVLDTVAEDEGGQDAVDR
- the purQ gene encoding phosphoribosylformylglycinamidine synthase subunit PurQ; the protein is MKVGVVTFPGSLDDRDAARAVHAVGGEPVSLWHGDADLKGVDAVILPGGFSYGDYLRCGAIARFAPVMDQLVPAARGGLPVLGICNGFQVLTESHLLPGALIRNDHRKFNCVDTRLRVENVQTAWTSDFAQGQEITIVLKNGEGGFVADERTLDELEGEGRVVFRYVVPEGGRNPNGSYRDIAGITNERGNVVGLMPHPEHCVETGYGPSLDGLPFFTSILKQVVSA